A part of Desulfomicrobium baculatum DSM 4028 genomic DNA contains:
- a CDS encoding ATP-binding protein — MKCKRCQIPAVVALPSHHTAFCKDCFLVFARRLVERAIKEHGMFTFDDRILIAISGGKDSLALAWQLKDLGYNIEGLHIDLGIPESSPIARSYAERFCAMGEIPLHVIETAKLGLAMCDVKRRVKRPICSVCGQTKRYLFNKFAQENGFTVLATGHNLDDETSRLFANVMRWDVEFLSDQGPVMPAEKGFAKKVKPLFRLTEFETANLCFLAGIDYGYAPCPYSSKASFPIYKNLLADLEDIQPGRKIRFYDGFLKDGRQGFAPRGETSVDIQPCTTCGYPTSAGECGFCRLTATMNEDDGKRETRDVKRKA, encoded by the coding sequence ATGAAATGCAAACGCTGCCAGATCCCCGCCGTTGTCGCCCTGCCCAGCCACCACACCGCTTTCTGCAAGGACTGCTTTCTTGTCTTCGCCCGCAGGCTGGTGGAACGGGCCATCAAGGAACACGGCATGTTCACCTTCGATGACCGCATCCTCATCGCCATCTCCGGCGGCAAGGATTCCCTGGCCCTGGCCTGGCAATTGAAGGATCTCGGCTACAACATCGAAGGCCTGCACATCGACCTCGGCATCCCTGAATCATCGCCCATCGCGCGGAGCTACGCCGAGCGTTTCTGCGCGATGGGCGAGATTCCCCTGCACGTTATCGAGACGGCCAAATTGGGACTGGCCATGTGCGACGTCAAGCGCCGGGTCAAACGCCCCATCTGCTCCGTCTGCGGACAGACCAAGCGCTACCTGTTCAACAAGTTCGCCCAGGAGAACGGCTTCACGGTCCTGGCCACGGGGCACAATCTCGACGACGAAACCTCGCGCCTTTTCGCCAACGTCATGCGCTGGGATGTGGAGTTTCTGAGCGACCAGGGGCCGGTCATGCCTGCCGAGAAAGGGTTCGCCAAGAAGGTCAAGCCGCTTTTTCGCCTGACCGAATTCGAGACCGCGAACCTCTGCTTTCTGGCCGGCATCGACTATGGCTACGCGCCATGCCCCTACAGCTCCAAGGCCAGCTTTCCCATCTACAAAAACCTGCTGGCCGATCTGGAAGACATCCAGCCGGGACGCAAGATCCGCTTTTATGACGGGTTTTTAAAAGATGGCCGCCAGGGCTTTGCCCCGCGAGGCGAAACGAGCGTGGACATCCAGCCCTGCACGACCTGCGGATATCCGACCTCTGCCGGGGAATGCGGCTTTTGCCGTCTGACGGCGACGATGAACGAAGATGACGGGAAGCGTGAGACGCGCGACGTGAAGCGTAAAGCGTAA
- a CDS encoding MoaD/ThiS family protein codes for MITVRLEPENRELTIDRAATVTQLLHKLGRKPGRALVIRNGGLLTPDLNLKDGDHVIVRDVGSKG; via the coding sequence ATGATTACTGTCCGCCTTGAACCCGAAAACCGGGAACTGACCATCGACCGCGCCGCCACGGTCACCCAGCTTCTGCACAAACTCGGACGCAAGCCCGGCCGGGCCCTTGTCATCCGCAACGGCGGGCTGCTCACTCCGGATCTGAACCTCAAAGACGGCGACCACGTCATCGTGCGCGACGTCGGATCGAAGGGATAG
- the acs gene encoding acetate--CoA ligase, which yields MTPDNIQSLQHEQRLFNPPAAKRAHIPDMATYEEHYRRADQDPEGYWADRAKELLSWSKPWDKVMDCDFTVPKINWFVNGQLNVSYNCLDRHVENGLGDKTAIIWQGEPEEDVRHISFRELLHDVIRFANILKKLGVGRGDRVALYMPMVPELAVAMLACTRIGATHSIVFAGFSALSLMNRIQDCEAKVLVTADAVLRGGKKIPLKGNVDEALKGCPTVTACVVLKRAGIDINMVEDRDLWWHDVMADPNIATSCPCEPMDSEDLLFILYTSGSTGKPKGVMHTTGGYLTYAAHSTQLVFNLHDDDIHFCTADIGWITGHTYIVYGPLALGVTSVMFEGVPSYPDPSRFWQLVEKFKITSFYTAPTAIRALMRDGSEWTQKNDLSSLRVLGSVGEPINPEAWMWYHKNIGNSKLPVVDTWWQTETGGILISALPFATPLKPGSATRPLPGVHARIVDAEGNPTSANEGGHLIIERPWPGMLRGVFGDPERFKQQYFERFPGRYEAGDGARQDEDGYFWIMGRLDDVINVSGHRLGTAEIESALVSHPAVAEAAVVGMPHDIKGQAIYAYVTLRADADESDELIKALRNHVRKEIGPLASPEVIQFTVGLPKTRSGKIMRRVLRKITSGSTALEDFGDTSTLADPSVIQDLIAGRHT from the coding sequence ATGACACCTGACAATATCCAGAGCCTGCAGCACGAACAGCGCCTCTTCAACCCACCCGCCGCCAAACGGGCCCACATCCCCGACATGGCCACCTACGAAGAGCACTATCGCCGCGCCGACCAGGACCCCGAAGGCTACTGGGCCGACCGCGCCAAGGAGCTTCTCAGCTGGAGCAAACCCTGGGACAAGGTCATGGACTGCGATTTCACCGTTCCGAAGATCAACTGGTTCGTGAACGGCCAGCTCAACGTCAGCTACAACTGCCTTGACCGGCATGTGGAAAACGGCCTGGGCGACAAGACGGCCATCATCTGGCAGGGCGAACCCGAAGAAGATGTCCGGCACATTTCCTTCCGCGAACTTTTGCACGATGTCATCCGCTTCGCCAACATCCTCAAAAAACTCGGAGTCGGACGCGGTGACCGCGTGGCCCTCTACATGCCCATGGTGCCGGAACTGGCCGTGGCCATGCTGGCCTGCACGCGCATCGGAGCCACGCATTCCATCGTTTTCGCGGGCTTTTCGGCTTTGAGCCTCATGAACCGCATCCAGGACTGCGAAGCCAAGGTGCTGGTCACCGCCGACGCGGTGCTGCGCGGAGGCAAGAAGATCCCCCTCAAGGGCAATGTCGACGAAGCCCTCAAAGGCTGCCCCACCGTGACAGCTTGCGTGGTCCTGAAGCGGGCCGGCATCGACATCAACATGGTCGAGGACCGGGACCTGTGGTGGCACGACGTCATGGCCGACCCGAACATCGCCACGAGCTGCCCCTGCGAACCCATGGACTCCGAGGACCTGCTCTTCATTCTGTACACAAGCGGCTCCACGGGCAAGCCCAAAGGGGTCATGCACACCACGGGCGGTTACCTGACCTACGCGGCCCACTCCACGCAGCTGGTCTTCAACCTGCATGACGACGACATCCATTTCTGCACGGCGGACATCGGCTGGATCACCGGGCACACCTACATCGTGTACGGTCCTCTGGCGCTGGGCGTGACCTCGGTCATGTTCGAAGGCGTGCCGTCCTATCCCGATCCGTCCCGGTTCTGGCAGTTGGTCGAGAAGTTCAAGATCACCTCCTTCTACACCGCGCCCACCGCCATCCGGGCGCTGATGCGAGACGGCTCGGAATGGACGCAGAAGAACGATTTGTCCTCCTTGCGCGTGCTCGGCAGCGTCGGCGAACCCATCAATCCCGAGGCCTGGATGTGGTATCACAAGAACATCGGCAATTCCAAGCTGCCCGTGGTCGACACCTGGTGGCAGACGGAAACGGGCGGCATCCTCATCTCCGCTCTGCCCTTCGCCACGCCACTCAAACCCGGCTCCGCCACCCGTCCTCTGCCCGGCGTGCATGCCCGCATCGTCGACGCCGAAGGCAACCCGACCTCTGCCAACGAAGGCGGCCACCTGATCATCGAGCGCCCCTGGCCGGGCATGCTGCGCGGCGTGTTCGGTGATCCCGAGCGCTTCAAGCAGCAATACTTCGAGCGCTTTCCCGGCCGCTACGAGGCCGGCGACGGCGCGCGCCAGGACGAGGACGGCTATTTCTGGATCATGGGCCGCCTTGACGATGTCATCAACGTGTCCGGCCATCGCCTGGGCACGGCCGAGATCGAGTCCGCCCTGGTCTCGCATCCGGCCGTGGCCGAGGCCGCCGTGGTCGGCATGCCTCACGACATCAAGGGCCAGGCCATTTATGCCTACGTCACCCTGCGCGCCGACGCGGACGAATCCGACGAACTCATAAAAGCCCTGCGCAACCACGTCCGCAAGGAAATCGGGCCGCTGGCCTCTCCCGAAGTCATCCAGTTCACCGTGGGCCTGCCCAAGACCCGCAGCGGCAAGATCATGCGCCGAGTACTGCGCAAGATCACCTCCGGTTCCACGGCCCTGGAAGACTTCGGCGACACCTCGACCCTGGCCGATCCTTCCGTCATTCAAGATCTGATCGCCGGTCGCCATACCTAA
- a CDS encoding MFS transporter yields the protein METRTSHRLGLLKIRGFLPYLTVVLVNAMLDLGHKIIIQNTVFKCYDGSTQIALTALVNACILLPFIMFFTPAGFLADRFSKHRVMRWTAGLAIPMTVLIYGSYLLGWFEAAFVLTLILAAQSAFYSPAKYGYIKEMAGKDNLGMANGVVQAVTIVAILLGGVLFSLLFESLIGDATTKEDILHAIAPSGLLLIAGAVAQTLVALRIPQYKPGDTTLHLDFKTYVRGVYLKKNLKNIYGHETIWLCVLGLSLFWGVNQVLFAAFGAHLKDFAGVTSTVVAQGLLAIGGVGIIVGSITAGRLSRTYIETGIIPLAALGMTICLATIPGMSNIPALGCLLAVYGFFGGLYVVPLNALIQFNAKDSDLGTILAGNNFLQNVFMLAFLCMTVLASLTGLSSVPIILTLAAIMALGSVHTLRKLPQSFMRFLLRIVFAQRYRLVVTGLKNIPSQGGVLLLGNHTSWIDWAVLHLAVPRPVRFVMSRHYYSRWYLRWFLDLYRVIPISSAASSSALRTITENLKAGECVVLFPEGAISRNGQLAAFRRGYCIPAVQSECTIVPFYLRGLWGSRWSAVSRHFRRNTNGVLARDVNLCFGPALPATATPQEVKDAVHRQSIMAWQEFARTQTSIPQRWLRAVKRAPARLAVADSGGAQATGEELFLSALALSRTLSALPEKAVGILLPPGVSGAAANMAVLMAGKTTVNLDPGLSAPAFASCLQQAGIGTILSTRKHLEKLRGQGCAGLHDELRFQFVEDCRTSLRDTALTRLLIRLLPVALLRFVLPLRVSAQSTAAIVFVPRQEPMPVGVCLGHSSIITNARQIASLFPPRGDDVLLTALPLHDALGLTTTMFLPLLESVPMACAHDPFEARRMGRLCVDFEATMLCADPAMLEAYIVSPALHPLMFASLRSVLSGGLALSDYCVQAFRQKFGLIVHDGYGTTETTPVATVNAPDVLNPLDLNIQQGRKPGTVGLPLPGSALRIVHPQTLTDLPHGESGRILIGGTQVMQGYLGRDDLTAKAIVEADGIRWFITQDTGRLDEDGFLILEIGPKRS from the coding sequence ATGGAAACACGCACCTCGCACCGCCTTGGGCTCCTGAAAATCCGGGGATTTTTGCCCTACCTTACTGTCGTCCTGGTCAACGCCATGCTCGACCTGGGGCACAAGATCATCATCCAGAACACGGTCTTCAAGTGCTATGACGGATCCACCCAGATTGCGCTGACAGCCCTTGTCAACGCCTGCATCCTGCTGCCCTTCATCATGTTCTTCACGCCTGCCGGATTCCTGGCCGACCGCTTCTCCAAGCATCGGGTCATGCGCTGGACCGCGGGTCTGGCCATTCCCATGACCGTGCTCATTTACGGCAGTTATCTCTTGGGCTGGTTCGAAGCGGCTTTTGTCCTGACCCTGATCCTGGCCGCGCAGTCCGCCTTTTATTCCCCGGCGAAATACGGATACATCAAGGAAATGGCCGGCAAGGACAACCTCGGCATGGCCAACGGCGTGGTCCAAGCCGTGACCATTGTCGCCATCCTGCTGGGCGGCGTCCTCTTTTCCCTTCTGTTCGAGTCCCTCATCGGCGACGCCACGACCAAGGAAGACATCCTGCACGCCATCGCTCCCAGCGGGCTGCTGCTCATCGCGGGCGCCGTGGCGCAAACCCTAGTGGCCCTGCGCATCCCGCAGTACAAACCCGGCGACACGACCCTGCACCTTGATTTCAAAACATATGTCCGTGGAGTATACTTAAAGAAGAACTTGAAGAACATCTATGGCCACGAGACCATCTGGCTCTGCGTGCTCGGCCTGTCGCTCTTCTGGGGGGTCAACCAGGTGCTTTTCGCCGCTTTCGGCGCGCACCTCAAGGATTTCGCGGGCGTGACCTCCACCGTCGTGGCCCAGGGGCTGCTGGCCATCGGCGGCGTTGGCATCATCGTCGGCTCCATCACCGCCGGACGCCTCTCGCGGACCTATATCGAAACCGGGATCATCCCCCTGGCCGCGCTCGGCATGACCATCTGTCTGGCCACCATCCCCGGCATGAGCAATATTCCCGCCCTCGGCTGTCTGCTGGCCGTGTACGGATTTTTCGGCGGTCTCTATGTGGTGCCGCTCAACGCGCTCATTCAGTTCAATGCCAAGGATTCGGACCTGGGCACGATCCTGGCCGGCAACAATTTTTTGCAGAACGTGTTCATGCTGGCCTTCCTGTGCATGACGGTGCTGGCTTCCCTGACCGGGCTCTCCAGCGTGCCCATCATCCTGACCCTGGCCGCGATCATGGCTCTGGGTTCGGTCCACACCCTGCGCAAGCTGCCTCAGTCTTTCATGCGTTTTCTGCTGCGCATCGTCTTTGCCCAGCGCTACCGGCTGGTTGTGACCGGCCTGAAGAACATTCCGTCCCAGGGCGGGGTGCTGCTCCTCGGCAACCACACCAGCTGGATCGACTGGGCCGTGCTGCATCTGGCCGTGCCCCGGCCCGTGCGCTTTGTCATGTCGCGCCATTATTACAGCCGCTGGTATCTGCGCTGGTTCCTGGATCTCTACCGTGTCATCCCCATCTCTTCCGCGGCCAGCAGTTCAGCCTTGCGCACGATCACCGAGAACCTCAAGGCCGGCGAATGCGTGGTCCTTTTTCCCGAGGGAGCCATCAGCCGCAACGGCCAGCTCGCGGCCTTCCGGCGCGGCTACTGCATCCCGGCGGTCCAGAGCGAATGCACCATCGTGCCCTTCTATCTGCGCGGCCTGTGGGGCAGCAGGTGGTCCGCCGTGAGCAGGCATTTCCGCCGCAACACCAACGGCGTTCTGGCGCGTGACGTCAATCTGTGCTTCGGCCCTGCCCTGCCTGCCACGGCTACGCCGCAGGAAGTCAAGGACGCCGTGCACCGTCAGTCCATCATGGCCTGGCAGGAATTCGCCCGCACCCAGACCTCCATCCCGCAAAGATGGCTGCGCGCGGTCAAACGCGCTCCGGCCAGGCTGGCCGTGGCCGATTCCGGCGGAGCCCAGGCCACCGGCGAAGAGCTGTTCCTTTCCGCCCTGGCCCTATCCCGCACGCTCAGCGCCCTGCCCGAAAAGGCGGTGGGCATCCTGCTGCCGCCGGGAGTAAGCGGCGCTGCGGCCAACATGGCCGTGCTCATGGCCGGCAAGACCACCGTCAACCTTGATCCGGGCCTGTCTGCGCCGGCCTTTGCGAGTTGCCTGCAGCAGGCCGGAATCGGGACGATCTTAAGCACCCGCAAGCATCTTGAAAAATTGCGCGGCCAGGGATGCGCCGGGCTTCATGACGAGCTGCGTTTCCAGTTCGTGGAAGATTGCCGGACATCCCTGCGCGACACAGCCCTGACTCGCCTCCTGATCCGCCTCCTGCCGGTGGCTCTGCTGCGTTTTGTCCTGCCTCTGCGCGTCTCGGCCCAAAGTACGGCCGCCATCGTCTTCGTGCCCAGGCAAGAGCCCATGCCCGTTGGCGTGTGCCTTGGACACTCCAGCATCATCACCAACGCCCGCCAGATCGCCTCTCTCTTTCCGCCTCGGGGCGACGACGTGCTGCTGACCGCCCTGCCCCTGCATGACGCCCTGGGGCTGACCACGACCATGTTTCTGCCCTTGCTCGAATCCGTGCCCATGGCCTGCGCCCATGACCCCTTCGAGGCCCGCAGGATGGGACGGCTGTGCGTCGACTTCGAGGCGACCATGCTCTGCGCCGATCCCGCGATGCTTGAGGCGTACATCGTCAGCCCCGCGCTGCACCCGCTGATGTTCGCGTCCCTGCGCTCCGTACTGTCGGGCGGACTGGCGCTCTCCGATTACTGCGTGCAGGCCTTCCGCCAAAAATTCGGACTCATCGTCCATGACGGCTACGGCACCACCGAGACAACGCCCGTGGCGACCGTCAATGCCCCCGATGTGCTCAATCCCCTGGACCTGAACATCCAGCAGGGCCGCAAACCCGGCACCGTGGGGCTGCCCCTGCCCGGCTCCGCCCTGCGCATCGTGCACCCGCAGACCCTGACGGACCTGCCCCATGGCGAGAGCGGCCGCATTCTTATCGGCGGAACCCAGGTCATGCAAGGCTACCTGGGCCGCGACGACCTGACCGCAAAAGCCATCGTCGAAGCGGACGGCATCCGCTGGTTCATCACCCAGGACACAGGACGACTGGACGAAGACGGCTTTCTGATTCTGGAAATCGGACCAAAGCGGTCTTGA
- a CDS encoding TetR/AcrR family transcriptional regulator, with product MSRPVMKRETIEESAIRLFATKGLARTTIKDIASEAGVTEGALYRYYSGKEEMAWKLFNRELDQFTHLVSEVLFDDRMPFDLRLGLAIQTIYDYYIYNGDQFAFILLTQHGFPEDKLLSRETEPMAMAERFIGQAVGAGEIPPCDADLHAGLLMGAIMQPLVLHRYGKLELTPGTPAQVTAACLRMLGLC from the coding sequence ATGTCACGACCAGTCATGAAACGCGAAACCATAGAAGAATCCGCCATCCGCCTTTTTGCCACCAAAGGGCTGGCGCGTACCACCATAAAGGATATCGCAAGCGAGGCGGGAGTCACCGAGGGCGCGCTGTACCGCTACTATTCCGGCAAGGAAGAAATGGCGTGGAAGCTTTTCAACCGCGAGCTGGACCAGTTCACCCATCTGGTATCCGAGGTCCTCTTCGACGACCGCATGCCGTTCGATCTGCGTCTGGGGCTCGCGATCCAGACCATCTACGACTATTACATATATAATGGCGACCAGTTCGCCTTCATCCTGCTGACCCAGCATGGCTTTCCCGAAGACAAGCTCCTGAGCCGCGAGACCGAGCCCATGGCCATGGCCGAACGCTTTATCGGCCAGGCAGTGGGCGCGGGCGAGATTCCGCCCTGCGATGCCGATCTCCATGCGGGGCTGCTGATGGGAGCCATCATGCAACCGCTCGTTCTGCACCGCTACGGCAAACTCGAACTGACCCCCGGCACGCCCGCGCAGGTCACGGCCGCCTGCCTGCGCATGCTGGGTCTGTGCTGA